A genomic window from Halobaculum sp. MBLA0147 includes:
- a CDS encoding MFS transporter yields the protein MTTETGKTEQRAETRNESGGNGGQSTDREPERLGAGYTGRLLASLSLAWATLQVGRFLLSPLLPAIIADLRVSTATAGLALGALQLLYAVTQFPSGRLSDAFSRPPPIVAGLVAICCSFLLFSVATSVVGFVAAALVLGLGKGLFAVPSRAQLSDVFVEKRGQALGVYAAGTDAGGLTASVVGVVVTSGAVAGVTAFTEPPSWRAPFLPLAGLVGLTAVGYVVWNEAPYRVGWPEFGFRATVRRLLTTRAQREALTAFALFFFVVGAWVGFLPTYLATAKGFSEATAAGVFAVVFVVGFAVKPVSGRLADQFPRRAVAVGGLVLSVGALGAVIVLEGLGAVVAAVAVYAVGYKSVFPVVDALLLDAAPDANVGGDLGAARAVFLGVGAFGPVYLGWMADTAGYRVGFLGLAACLLVAAGLLARDLR from the coding sequence GTGACGACCGAGACGGGGAAGACCGAACAGCGGGCGGAGACCCGGAACGAGTCCGGTGGCAACGGCGGCCAGTCGACCGACCGGGAGCCCGAACGGCTCGGAGCCGGCTACACGGGCCGCCTCCTCGCGAGTCTGAGCCTCGCGTGGGCGACGCTCCAGGTCGGCCGGTTCCTGCTGTCGCCGCTGCTCCCGGCGATCATAGCGGACCTCCGTGTGAGCACGGCGACTGCGGGGCTGGCGTTGGGCGCACTCCAACTGCTGTACGCCGTGACACAGTTCCCGAGCGGACGGCTCTCCGACGCCTTCTCGCGGCCGCCACCGATCGTCGCCGGTCTGGTCGCCATCTGCTGTTCGTTCCTGCTGTTCTCGGTCGCGACGAGCGTGGTCGGGTTCGTCGCCGCCGCTCTCGTCTTGGGACTCGGGAAGGGGCTGTTCGCCGTCCCGTCGCGCGCCCAACTCTCCGACGTGTTCGTCGAGAAGCGTGGGCAGGCACTGGGTGTGTACGCGGCCGGGACAGACGCGGGCGGACTGACGGCGTCCGTCGTCGGCGTCGTCGTCACGAGCGGCGCGGTGGCGGGCGTCACCGCCTTCACCGAGCCACCGTCCTGGCGTGCGCCGTTCCTCCCGCTGGCCGGGCTGGTCGGGCTCACCGCCGTCGGCTACGTCGTCTGGAACGAGGCGCCGTACCGCGTCGGGTGGCCGGAATTCGGGTTCCGGGCGACGGTACGCAGACTCCTCACGACACGCGCCCAGCGGGAGGCGTTGACGGCGTTCGCGCTGTTCTTCTTCGTCGTCGGCGCGTGGGTCGGGTTCCTCCCGACGTACCTCGCGACGGCGAAGGGGTTCTCGGAGGCGACCGCCGCTGGCGTGTTCGCGGTCGTGTTCGTCGTCGGGTTCGCGGTCAAGCCCGTCTCCGGACGGCTGGCCGACCAGTTCCCGCGGCGGGCGGTGGCGGTCGGTGGCCTGGTCCTCTCCGTCGGTGCGCTCGGCGCGGTGATCGTTCTGGAGGGTTTGGGTGCCGTCGTCGCGGCGGTCGCGGTCTACGCGGTGGGGTACAAGTCCGTCTTTCCGGTCGTCGACGCGCTCCTGTTGGACGCCGCGCCGGACGCGAACGTCGGGGGCGACCTGGGTGCCGCACGGGCGGTGTTCCTCGGTGTCGGCGCGTTCGGTCCGGTGTATCTCGGGTGGATGGCAGACACCGCCGGCTACCGCGTCGGCTTCCTCGGACTGGCGGCCTGTCTGCTCGTCGCCGCCGGGTTGTTGGCGCGTGACCTCCGGTGA
- a CDS encoding M23 family metallopeptidase yields the protein MTDGTARARTTAVVSRAVDRLTAVNPMSLGLVGVVGLVGSDVFGVAAFEPLERFFLFFLWPLVGPVVRSVGARVGVVDPVRPRSWIQMGGGPLALVGMVTTFLNPLALRQDATQFFGSLVAAIRHRGSLPRPNSYRQSVSYRLPVEGTWTVANGSPRKQHSHSWFPATQRYAYDLVVTDEEGRTHDPDGEGLESYYCYDEPVLAPADGVVVAVGDGDPEWDGTSGLSHPCKRRVAGNYVTIRHADDEYSYLAHLVPGSPTVEPGDRVRRGEVVGRCGHTGNSSEPHLHFQLQDHPSFGLAAGLPVAFADCVVESPGPNLAEVGDWDAAAARGQYVHVGQRVRHDPDDGGDAADRTADELSDADESADYDETESDDRSDRDTPWVPGRGWSAVAVSVAEGLLVAGAATFLTTLVVTPSQTLLAGLLWAGGLLGLVVRRVRARRGLPVGPRESLGLIAGVWLVALVAALFGRLPALPTIGARTLAGAAMLSGVVLSVLVWEYARLRSGDGQSSFATTSAATE from the coding sequence ATGACGGACGGCACGGCACGAGCGCGAACGACGGCGGTCGTCTCGCGAGCGGTCGACAGGCTCACTGCGGTGAATCCGATGTCGCTGGGGCTGGTCGGGGTCGTCGGACTGGTCGGCAGCGACGTGTTCGGGGTCGCCGCGTTCGAACCGCTGGAGCGGTTCTTCCTGTTCTTCCTCTGGCCGCTGGTCGGACCGGTCGTCCGGAGTGTCGGAGCCAGAGTGGGTGTCGTGGACCCGGTCAGACCCCGTAGCTGGATTCAGATGGGTGGCGGGCCGTTGGCACTCGTGGGGATGGTGACGACGTTCCTGAACCCGCTGGCGCTGCGGCAGGACGCGACACAGTTCTTCGGGAGTCTGGTCGCCGCGATCCGGCACCGCGGCTCGCTGCCGCGTCCCAACTCGTACCGACAGTCCGTCTCGTACCGGCTCCCCGTCGAGGGGACGTGGACGGTCGCGAACGGGAGCCCCCGGAAACAGCACTCCCACTCCTGGTTCCCGGCGACCCAGCGGTACGCCTACGACCTCGTTGTGACCGACGAGGAGGGGCGAACCCACGATCCCGACGGCGAGGGGTTGGAGAGCTACTACTGTTACGACGAGCCGGTCCTCGCGCCGGCCGACGGCGTCGTGGTCGCGGTCGGCGACGGCGACCCGGAGTGGGACGGGACGAGTGGGCTCTCGCACCCGTGCAAGCGGCGCGTGGCCGGCAACTACGTGACGATCCGGCACGCGGACGACGAGTACAGCTACCTCGCCCACCTCGTGCCGGGGAGTCCGACCGTCGAACCCGGCGACCGCGTGCGGCGTGGCGAGGTGGTCGGCCGGTGTGGACACACCGGTAACTCCTCGGAGCCCCACCTCCACTTCCAACTGCAGGACCACCCGTCGTTCGGGTTGGCAGCCGGGTTGCCGGTCGCCTTCGCGGACTGTGTCGTGGAGTCGCCCGGACCGAACCTCGCCGAGGTCGGCGACTGGGACGCCGCTGCCGCCCGGGGACAGTACGTCCACGTCGGCCAGCGTGTGCGACACGACCCCGACGACGGGGGCGACGCGGCCGACCGAACGGCGGACGAATTGTCCGATGCCGACGAGTCGGCCGACTACGACGAGACCGAGTCGGACGACCGGTCGGATCGGGACACCCCGTGGGTACCCGGACGCGGGTGGAGTGCGGTCGCCGTCTCCGTCGCCGAGGGACTGCTCGTCGCCGGGGCCGCCACGTTCCTGACCACACTCGTCGTGACGCCGTCCCAGACGCTCCTCGCGGGACTGCTCTGGGCCGGCGGGCTCCTCGGTCTCGTCGTCCGCCGCGTTCGCGCTCGCCGCGGCCTCCCGGTGGGACCCCGCGAGTCGCTGGGACTGATCGCGGGCGTCTGGCTCGTCGCCCTCGTCGCCGCGCTGTTCGGCAGGCTCCCGGCGCTCCCGACGATCGGCGCTCGGACACTGGCTGGGGCTGCGATGCTCTCGGGGGTCGTGCTCTCCGTGCTCGTCTGGGAGTACGCCCGCCTGCGGTCCGGCGACGGCCAGAGTTCGTTCGCGACCACGTCGGCCGCGACGGAGTGA
- a CDS encoding alpha/beta hydrolase, which produces MSRETTLHVDDERYPGRVTRPDEPTDGGLLIVPGATHGPFEDVFDDLATAAAADGHLVARFQTWADTDVLQTKTASDHATDLRAAVAWLRDRGCESVAVVAKSFGGRLVLDTIPEVPDRLVLWAPAILHGDHDDAPSVDDETLTAIRTPTRILQGDADETVTVDNAAGLADALPNGELVTLAGEDHSFLGDRERVVEETLAFLSEP; this is translated from the coding sequence GTGTCCAGAGAGACGACCCTCCACGTCGACGACGAACGGTACCCCGGGCGGGTGACACGGCCGGACGAGCCGACGGACGGCGGACTCCTGATCGTCCCGGGGGCGACTCACGGCCCGTTCGAGGACGTGTTCGACGACCTCGCGACGGCGGCCGCCGCGGACGGACACCTCGTCGCGCGGTTCCAGACGTGGGCCGACACAGATGTCCTCCAGACGAAGACCGCGTCCGACCACGCCACCGACCTCCGCGCGGCCGTCGCGTGGCTCCGCGACCGCGGCTGCGAGTCCGTCGCGGTCGTCGCGAAGAGTTTCGGCGGGCGACTGGTGCTCGACACGATCCCGGAGGTGCCAGACAGACTCGTCCTGTGGGCACCGGCGATCCTCCACGGCGACCACGACGACGCCCCGTCCGTCGACGACGAGACTCTCACCGCGATCCGGACGCCGACACGAATCCTCCAAGGTGACGCCGACGAGACCGTGACGGTCGACAACGCCGCCGGCTTGGCCGACGCGCTCCCGAACGGTGAACTCGTCACACTCGCCGGCGAGGACCACTCCTTCCTGGGAGATCGCGAGCGTGTCGTCGAGGAGACTCTCGCCTTCCTCTCGGAGCCGTAG
- a CDS encoding ABC transporter permease subunit, producing the protein MTDRNRPSERDLQKSGVGVAQLIRHELLVIRRSALGRTTVAVCVLAPVFGALLGVSNGSPRDPVAFRSVLLFAWLSTSAVVPLAAIVATAGVVAGAAETGTLRLLVGLPVRRERIVLGAFLSRALVVLCGTTLGTLATGLLLVAAPPAVGWGRFVGFGVFTALLVVSYVALGTAVTTSVRGRTRAFGLALAVFGVSVVWPQIAASVGETLSLSASTHHVVGTLSPFGAYAQAISDRNAILGAAPTTPLLGTGANAAVLCAWTLIGLVVARRQFAVADL; encoded by the coding sequence GTGACCGACCGAAACCGGCCGAGCGAGCGAGATCTTCAGAAATCGGGCGTCGGCGTAGCCCAGTTGATCCGACACGAACTCCTCGTCATCCGGCGCTCTGCGCTCGGTCGGACGACTGTCGCCGTCTGCGTGCTCGCACCCGTGTTCGGTGCCCTCCTCGGCGTTTCGAACGGGAGTCCACGAGACCCCGTCGCCTTCCGTTCCGTCCTGTTGTTCGCGTGGTTGAGCACGTCCGCCGTCGTTCCACTGGCGGCCATCGTCGCGACGGCGGGCGTCGTGGCAGGTGCCGCAGAGACTGGGACGCTCCGACTCCTCGTCGGGTTGCCGGTCCGGCGAGAACGGATCGTTCTCGGAGCGTTTCTCTCGCGAGCGCTCGTCGTCCTCTGCGGAACGACACTCGGAACGCTCGCGACCGGCCTGCTCCTCGTTGCTGCGCCGCCAGCCGTCGGCTGGGGACGATTCGTCGGATTCGGAGTATTCACAGCCCTGCTCGTTGTGAGCTACGTCGCTCTCGGCACAGCAGTGACGACGAGCGTCCGCGGTCGGACCCGCGCATTCGGGTTGGCACTCGCGGTATTCGGTGTTTCTGTCGTGTGGCCTCAAATCGCTGCCTCCGTCGGGGAGACTCTCTCCCTGTCGGCTTCGACACACCACGTCGTCGGGACACTCAGCCCCTTCGGAGCCTACGCACAGGCGATCAGCGACCGGAACGCGATCCTGGGTGCAGCACCCACGACGCCGCTGTTGGGGACCGGTGCGAACGCGGCCGTGCTCTGTGCGTGGACACTGATCGGACTCGTCGTCGCAAGACGGCAGTTCGCGGTCGCTGACCTCTAG
- a CDS encoding ABC transporter ATP-binding protein has translation MHEQPAPPPAIETDGVTKQFGDTVAVDDLDLRVDRGEVFGFLGPNGAGKSTTVALFAGFVNPTHGSVRVFGHDPRTEPIRVRKRLGVLPDDRGVYPNLTAREHLASLVRLTGAADDPDALLDTVGLSESARERPAGEYSTGMRGRLLLATALVGDPDLLVLDEPSLGLDPTGVAELRTLVCDLAANGTTVFLSSHRLSEVEAVCDRVGVFVDGRLEAVADVETLSERVGAGDRLHLATETPVDPDTAASVEAADGVADVSTGPPDTSSGSPVSTDGAISPSDSSPTSPLPPGVASDTADTTSRSGLTAVCTDPTVKATIVRRVDDRIGVSDMDVTRPSLETVFEAYTGGESDDRSPEGKSS, from the coding sequence GTGCACGAACAGCCGGCACCTCCACCGGCGATCGAGACGGACGGTGTGACCAAACAGTTCGGGGACACGGTGGCGGTCGACGATCTTGATCTCCGCGTCGACCGCGGCGAGGTGTTCGGATTCTTGGGCCCGAACGGCGCCGGGAAGTCGACGACCGTGGCGCTGTTCGCCGGGTTCGTCAACCCGACACACGGCTCCGTTCGGGTGTTCGGTCACGATCCACGGACAGAGCCGATCCGCGTCCGCAAGCGGCTCGGCGTCCTCCCAGACGACCGCGGCGTCTACCCGAACCTGACGGCACGCGAACACCTCGCGTCGCTCGTCCGCTTGACCGGCGCCGCCGACGACCCCGATGCACTCCTAGACACCGTTGGTCTCTCGGAGTCCGCGAGAGAGCGGCCCGCGGGCGAGTACTCGACGGGGATGCGCGGGCGACTCCTGCTCGCCACGGCACTCGTCGGCGACCCCGACCTCCTCGTTCTGGACGAGCCCTCACTCGGACTCGACCCAACGGGCGTCGCCGAACTGCGTACCCTCGTTTGCGATCTCGCCGCGAACGGTACGACCGTGTTCCTCTCGAGTCACCGCCTGTCGGAGGTCGAAGCCGTCTGTGACCGTGTCGGCGTCTTCGTCGACGGTCGGTTGGAGGCGGTCGCGGACGTCGAGACGCTGAGCGAGCGGGTGGGAGCCGGCGACCGACTCCACCTCGCGACGGAGACGCCGGTCGACCCCGACACTGCTGCGTCCGTCGAAGCCGCCGACGGCGTCGCGGACGTGTCGACCGGCCCTCCAGACACGTCGAGTGGGTCACCTGTCTCAACTGACGGCGCTATCTCGCCGTCAGACAGTTCGCCCACGTCCCCCCTGCCGCCGGGTGTCGCTTCGGACACGGCCGACACGACTTCGCGGTCGGGACTGACGGCGGTCTGCACCGATCCCACAGTCAAGGCGACTATCGTCCGCCGTGTCGACGACCGCATCGGCGTGTCCGACATGGACGTGACACGCCCGTCGCTGGAGACCGTCTTCGAAGCGTACACCGGTGGCGAGTCCGACGACCGGTCGCCGGAGGGGAAGTCGTCGTGA
- a CDS encoding SDR family NAD(P)-dependent oxidoreductase, with translation MDFGLDDKTALVTGGAGRLGSEDCRHLAAEGADVVVLDVDADGAETVAEEITDSDRPGTARAVECDLTDREAVTDTVAALESETDGIDILVNNAGFVDAVSRIESFDDELWDRDVELNLTGAYNVTKAVFPHMKERGWGRIVTMASIAGWRGSFAQISYATTKSGLIGFGKTLALEGAKHGITSNVLTPSIVVGDLADLSPEQLEQFEPQYERVRQATPMKELGREEDVAPLICYLASEQARYVTGQVIGVTGGADLFST, from the coding sequence ATGGACTTCGGCTTGGACGACAAGACCGCACTGGTCACGGGTGGCGCGGGCCGACTCGGGAGCGAAGACTGCCGCCACCTCGCGGCGGAGGGCGCGGACGTGGTCGTCTTGGACGTGGACGCGGACGGCGCGGAGACGGTCGCCGAGGAGATCACCGACAGCGACCGCCCAGGGACGGCGCGAGCCGTCGAGTGTGACCTCACAGACCGCGAGGCGGTGACCGACACCGTGGCGGCGTTGGAGAGCGAGACGGACGGGATCGACATCTTGGTCAACAACGCCGGGTTCGTCGACGCTGTCTCGCGGATCGAGTCGTTCGACGACGAGTTGTGGGACCGCGACGTGGAGCTGAACCTCACCGGCGCGTACAACGTCACGAAGGCGGTGTTCCCGCACATGAAAGAACGCGGGTGGGGCCGGATCGTCACGATGGCGTCTATCGCCGGCTGGCGCGGGAGTTTCGCGCAGATCTCCTACGCGACGACGAAGTCCGGCCTGATCGGCTTCGGCAAGACGCTGGCGCTGGAGGGTGCGAAGCACGGGATCACCTCGAACGTGCTCACGCCGAGTATCGTGGTCGGCGACCTGGCGGACCTCTCGCCGGAACAGTTAGAACAGTTCGAACCCCAGTACGAGCGCGTCCGGCAGGCGACGCCGATGAAGGAACTCGGTCGCGAGGAGGACGTGGCGCCGCTGATCTGTTACCTCGCCAGCGAGCAGGCCCGTTACGTCACCGGACAGGTGATCGGTGTCACCGGCGGCGCGGACCTGTTCTCGACGTGA
- a CDS encoding glycosyltransferase family 39 protein, producing MRLPEDVVVSLRRVADGLDHRGLPPELAVLVPLGAALRLYDLGAESLWIDEVFTTTMATERTLRELLFVVPTFEPHPPLYNVFVWVWVRVAGESAVALRAPSVIFGVAAIPLVYALGRDLFDRWTATAATLLFTVSPLQIWYAQEARMYALLVAATLVSFLAYRRLPDATDRRSTAVYVVAALVLGYTHVYGLFVLLAQGTDAVRRRWRGGRSLSWRRIVALYGGLLLGLSPWTGLLVARTLVPEWFPPDAAAWLRAPTGLELADALRLLSVGATRDTRPYDALAAPSDVFVFVVGLCLFAVAAFYTLGAFGERGWSVRLLTVWLLATVGVPLVISATVRPIFQLRYLTVASPAVLLLAARGSRAVSIIPVRYVLVGLLLLGTLAPLPSYYAEPTRDQWDVAAADVSDRVDGDDVVVVVPGWTWNGPSDAFAYYFDRSDVAVEPLYSFSPRGSFADAVVGHDDVVLVVSYTNERAAVVDRVANATGTAPTERREYVSVVVVAFERDTTTSARDSEAATQTPPSTHAADHERHRSHVRPATPTRIGQNELTG from the coding sequence ATGCGACTCCCGGAGGACGTGGTAGTGTCGTTGCGACGGGTGGCCGATGGTCTCGACCACCGAGGTCTCCCGCCGGAACTCGCCGTGTTGGTGCCGCTCGGTGCCGCACTCCGACTCTACGATCTCGGGGCCGAGAGCCTCTGGATCGACGAGGTGTTCACGACGACGATGGCGACCGAGCGGACGCTCCGGGAACTGCTCTTCGTGGTCCCGACGTTCGAGCCACACCCGCCGCTGTACAACGTCTTCGTGTGGGTGTGGGTCCGTGTCGCGGGCGAGTCGGCGGTCGCACTCCGCGCTCCGTCGGTGATCTTCGGAGTCGCGGCGATTCCGCTCGTGTACGCCCTCGGTCGCGACCTGTTCGACCGGTGGACGGCGACGGCCGCGACACTGCTGTTCACCGTCTCACCGCTCCAGATCTGGTACGCACAGGAGGCGCGGATGTACGCGCTGCTCGTGGCGGCGACGCTCGTCTCCTTCCTCGCGTACCGGCGCCTGCCCGACGCGACCGACCGCCGGTCGACAGCGGTGTACGTCGTCGCCGCACTCGTTCTCGGCTACACCCACGTGTACGGGCTGTTCGTGCTACTGGCGCAGGGGACGGACGCCGTCCGGCGCCGGTGGCGCGGCGGTCGCAGCCTCTCGTGGCGGCGGATCGTCGCGTTGTACGGCGGACTCCTGCTTGGACTGTCGCCGTGGACCGGGCTGCTCGTCGCGCGAACACTCGTTCCGGAGTGGTTCCCGCCGGACGCGGCGGCGTGGCTCCGGGCACCCACTGGGCTGGAACTGGCCGACGCACTTCGGCTGCTGTCGGTCGGTGCGACGCGTGACACGCGACCGTACGACGCGCTCGCGGCGCCGTCGGACGTGTTCGTCTTCGTCGTCGGGCTGTGTCTCTTCGCCGTCGCCGCGTTCTACACGCTGGGTGCCTTCGGGGAGCGAGGGTGGAGCGTCCGCCTGCTGACGGTGTGGCTCCTCGCGACCGTCGGTGTTCCGCTGGTGATCTCTGCGACCGTGCGGCCCATCTTCCAGTTGCGATACCTGACCGTCGCTAGTCCGGCGGTCTTGCTGTTGGCAGCACGCGGCAGTCGAGCCGTCTCTATTATTCCGGTACGATACGTGCTGGTCGGACTCTTGTTGCTCGGGACGCTCGCGCCGCTCCCGAGCTACTACGCCGAACCGACGCGCGACCAGTGGGACGTGGCCGCGGCAGACGTGTCCGACCGCGTCGACGGCGACGACGTAGTGGTAGTCGTCCCCGGGTGGACGTGGAACGGTCCGAGTGACGCGTTCGCCTACTACTTCGACCGCTCGGACGTGGCCGTCGAACCGCTGTACTCGTTCAGTCCGCGGGGGAGCTTCGCGGACGCAGTCGTCGGCCACGACGACGTGGTTCTCGTGGTGAGCTACACGAACGAGCGCGCGGCGGTCGTCGACCGCGTCGCGAACGCCACTGGGACGGCACCCACCGAGCGCCGGGAGTACGTGAGTGTCGTCGTGGTGGCGTTCGAACGCGACACGACCACGTCCGCCAGAGACTCGGAAGCGGCGACACAGACACCGCCGTCGACCCACGCGGCGGATCACGAGCGGCACCGTTCCCACGTTCGACCGGCTACACCGACCCGGATCGGGCAAAACGAATTAACCGGGTAG